From a region of the Priestia filamentosa genome:
- the holB gene encoding DNA polymerase III subunit delta' codes for MVKNWRELENIQPKVMKMIENSLNKGRVSHAYLFEGGRGTGKKDVSFQMAKSLFCTNRDGAKPCSTCSNCRRIESQNHPDVHFISPEGQSIKKEQIQYLQAEFQRTGVESRKKLYIIEHVNKMTPNAANSLLKFLEEPHADTYAILLTEQLHQLLDTIVSRCQVLSFQPLTPQVLVDTLVEHSVSPSTAQLLSHLTNSLEEALQLNEDEWFGLARKLVIKLNETLVTRPEQALFFIQEQWISHFKDKEQYEKGLHLLLLLYRDLVQLQADNEQTIAFIGYREQLKKQALQTTQRKSVRRLEAVLKAKQKLSSNMNPQLLIEELVLELQEG; via the coding sequence ATCGTGAAAAATTGGAGAGAACTTGAAAACATTCAACCAAAAGTGATGAAAATGATTGAGAACAGTTTAAACAAGGGACGTGTCTCGCATGCATACTTATTTGAAGGCGGACGAGGTACAGGAAAGAAAGATGTAAGTTTTCAAATGGCTAAAAGTTTATTTTGTACAAATAGGGACGGAGCCAAACCTTGTTCTACTTGTTCAAATTGTAGACGGATTGAATCACAGAATCATCCTGACGTTCATTTCATTTCTCCTGAAGGTCAGTCTATTAAAAAAGAGCAAATTCAATATTTACAAGCAGAGTTTCAGAGGACAGGTGTAGAGTCAAGAAAGAAGCTCTATATTATCGAACATGTTAACAAGATGACGCCAAACGCAGCAAACAGCTTATTGAAATTTTTAGAAGAACCGCATGCAGACACATATGCTATCTTATTAACTGAGCAGCTTCATCAGTTACTTGATACAATTGTTTCAAGATGCCAAGTACTTTCATTTCAACCACTTACTCCACAGGTTTTAGTTGATACCCTTGTTGAACATAGCGTCTCTCCTTCTACTGCGCAGTTATTATCTCACTTAACAAATAGCCTTGAAGAAGCTTTACAGTTAAATGAAGATGAATGGTTTGGACTTGCAAGAAAGTTAGTGATAAAATTAAATGAAACATTAGTAACAAGACCAGAGCAAGCTCTGTTTTTTATCCAGGAGCAGTGGATTTCCCATTTCAAAGATAAAGAGCAGTATGAGAAAGGCTTGCATCTCCTTTTACTATTGTATAGAGATTTAGTGCAGTTACAGGCTGATAATGAACAGACTATCGCTTTTATAGGTTATAGAGAACAACTTAAGAAGCAGGCTTTGCAAACAACACAAAGAAAAAGTGTTCGACGTTTGGAAGCTGTGCTAAAAGCTAAGCAGAAGCTAAGCTCCAATATGAATCCACAGCTATTAATAGAGGAGCTGGTGTTGGAATTACAGGAGGGATAG
- a CDS encoding YaaR family protein — protein MKINQDAPLYIEQDRQQSQKVTSSPLKFQDLVGKQTNKLQLQQLMAGIEDQGQRLARSRTFREMAKYKMLIRRFIKEAIEFGLDLKDSRSFGYDGQTQKLTTVEEIDEKLMELTKDITNQQADSISLLKKLGEIKGLLINLYM, from the coding sequence ATGAAAATTAATCAAGATGCTCCATTATATATTGAGCAAGATAGACAACAAAGTCAGAAGGTCACGTCTTCCCCACTAAAATTTCAAGATCTTGTGGGGAAACAGACAAATAAACTACAGCTACAACAGCTTATGGCAGGAATTGAAGACCAAGGACAGCGCCTTGCTCGCTCTCGAACATTCCGGGAAATGGCTAAATATAAGATGCTTATAAGGCGTTTTATTAAGGAAGCTATAGAATTTGGATTAGATCTTAAGGATTCTAGAAGTTTTGGTTATGATGGACAGACCCAAAAACTAACAACTGTTGAAGAGATTGATGAAAAGTTAATGGAGCTTACTAAGGATATAACAAATCAACAAGCAGACTCAATCTCTTTACTAAAAAAGTTAGGTGAAATTAAAGGACTTTTAATTAATTTATATATGTAA
- a CDS encoding cyclic-di-AMP receptor, translating to MKLVIVVVQDTDSTKFLDALVENNFRSTKLSSSGGFLKSGNTTLMIGTDDDRVDELLEVIKNNCQNRKKFVSPLSPMGGNVDSYIPYPVEVEVGGATVFVLPVEAFHQF from the coding sequence ATGAAACTTGTTATAGTAGTGGTTCAGGATACAGACAGCACAAAATTTTTAGATGCGCTTGTAGAAAATAATTTTCGTTCTACAAAGCTTTCGAGTTCAGGGGGTTTCTTGAAATCTGGAAACACAACGCTTATGATTGGTACAGATGATGATCGTGTTGATGAGCTTTTAGAGGTAATTAAGAATAACTGCCAAAACCGCAAGAAATTTGTTTCTCCACTTTCACCTATGGGTGGTAACGTAGATTCTTATATTCCATATCCTGTAGAAGTAGAAGTTGGTGGTGCCACAGTCTTTGTGTTACCAGTTGAAGCCTTCCATCAGTTCTAA
- the tmk gene encoding dTMP kinase, which translates to MTERFITFEGPEGAGKTTIINKLQQELENRSIPAIFTREPGGIEISEKIRSIILDKEHTTMDGRTEALLYAAARRQHLVEKVIPSLKEGKYVICDRFIDSSLAYQGYAREIGLEDIFSINSFAVDGYMPDTTFYLDLDVEAGLERINQNKDREVNRLDLETLSFHRKVREGYLILQEKFPERIIKIDANRTVSEVFKDVLYHLQRKYKL; encoded by the coding sequence ATGACAGAACGTTTTATTACCTTTGAAGGACCTGAAGGAGCAGGGAAAACTACTATTATAAATAAGCTACAGCAAGAATTAGAAAATCGCAGTATTCCAGCTATTTTTACAAGAGAACCTGGGGGAATTGAAATCTCCGAGAAGATTAGAAGTATCATTCTAGACAAAGAGCATACAACAATGGATGGCAGAACAGAAGCTCTTCTATATGCTGCAGCAAGACGTCAACATTTAGTTGAAAAGGTTATACCTTCTTTAAAAGAGGGAAAGTATGTTATATGTGACAGGTTTATTGATAGCTCTTTAGCTTATCAAGGTTACGCAAGAGAAATTGGCCTAGAAGATATTTTTTCTATTAATTCTTTTGCAGTTGATGGCTATATGCCTGATACTACATTTTACTTAGATCTTGATGTTGAAGCAGGATTAGAAAGAATAAATCAAAATAAAGATCGAGAGGTAAACCGTCTTGACCTAGAAACATTAAGTTTTCATAGGAAAGTTAGAGAAGGTTATCTAATTCTTCAAGAGAAATTTCCAGAAAGAATTATAAAGATTGATGCAAATCGAACAGTTTCTGAAGTTTTTAAAGATGTGCTTTATCATTTGCAAAGGAAGTATAAACTCTGA
- a CDS encoding aminotransferase class I/II-fold pyridoxal phosphate-dependent enzyme gives MTPQSNTPLYSKLVDHMRTEPSSYHVPGHKNGEVFPLLGKSLFQDLLKIDATEITGLDDLHAPEGVIKEAQDLAKELYRVEQTFFLVNGSTAGNLASIMSVCKDGEQILVQRDSHKSILNALKLTGAHPLFLTPEIDSQTGFSLGVTENDIKDAIENYPNVKAIVLTNPSYYGVSSNLCSIIKRAHAKRIPVIVDEAHGAHFILDGFPISSVSLGADIVIQSAHKTLPAMTMGSYLHAQGDLIDREEISYFLSILQSSSPSYPIMASLDLARFYLASLLGKEDYILHSLKKFREEIACIDGITVLKPDYVNISQDPLKLSISLVGLSGYELQALLEQRGIYSELANEKSVLLILPLITNFYDEKLIHSLKEIAAQQVSQCQEQEVSSFFLHNFRKSVHPLDVTYQEGKILKRRRINIDEAKGKVTARNIIPYPPGIPLFMEGEKLGEEGLSYLKKLISGNVHIQGIKKPENEIEIFVREDEEV, from the coding sequence ATGACACCTCAATCAAACACTCCATTATATTCTAAATTAGTAGATCATATGAGAACAGAGCCTTCTTCTTATCATGTGCCAGGACATAAAAATGGAGAGGTCTTTCCTCTTCTTGGAAAATCGCTTTTTCAAGATTTATTGAAAATAGACGCAACAGAAATAACAGGTCTTGATGACCTTCATGCTCCTGAAGGCGTGATTAAAGAAGCACAGGACTTAGCCAAAGAGTTATATAGAGTAGAGCAAACTTTCTTTTTAGTTAACGGTTCAACGGCTGGTAATCTTGCTTCAATTATGTCAGTGTGCAAGGACGGTGAACAGATTCTCGTTCAACGTGATTCTCATAAATCTATTTTAAATGCTTTGAAGCTAACCGGAGCCCATCCTTTATTTTTAACTCCAGAGATTGATTCTCAAACTGGATTTTCACTAGGGGTAACAGAAAATGATATAAAGGATGCTATTGAGAACTATCCAAATGTTAAAGCTATAGTACTTACAAATCCAAGCTATTACGGTGTTTCTAGTAATCTTTGTTCCATTATTAAGCGTGCACATGCTAAGAGGATACCAGTTATTGTAGATGAAGCACACGGAGCTCATTTTATTTTGGACGGCTTTCCAATATCATCTGTCAGTTTAGGAGCAGATATAGTAATTCAATCAGCTCATAAAACATTACCCGCAATGACAATGGGATCATACTTACATGCTCAAGGTGATCTTATTGATAGAGAAGAAATTTCCTATTTTTTATCAATACTTCAATCAAGTAGCCCTTCATATCCTATTATGGCTTCTTTAGATTTAGCTCGCTTTTATCTAGCCTCTTTATTAGGGAAAGAAGATTATATTCTTCATTCATTAAAGAAATTTAGAGAAGAAATAGCTTGTATAGATGGTATAACTGTTTTAAAGCCTGATTATGTTAATATTAGTCAGGATCCTCTAAAGCTTTCTATAAGTCTTGTTGGTTTATCAGGTTATGAACTTCAAGCTTTATTAGAACAGCGAGGTATATATAGTGAGTTGGCAAATGAAAAGAGCGTATTACTTATTTTGCCGTTAATAACAAATTTTTATGATGAAAAATTGATCCATAGCCTTAAAGAGATTGCTGCACAACAAGTGTCTCAATGTCAGGAACAGGAAGTTTCAAGCTTTTTCTTACATAACTTTAGAAAAAGTGTACATCCTCTAGATGTGACATATCAAGAAGGAAAAATCTTGAAAAGAAGAAGGATTAATATAGATGAAGCAAAAGGAAAAGTAACAGCTAGAAATATTATTCCTTATCCACCTGGGATTCCTCTTTTCATGGAGGGAGAGAAGTTAGGGGAAGAAGGGCTTTCTTACTTGAAAAAATTAATAAGTGGAAATGTACATATTCAAGGAATAAAAAAGCCTGAAAATGAAATTGAGATTTTTGTACGAGAGGACGAGGAAGTATGA